TTGAGGGATCGGGGATCCTTGCGCCAGTCCTTGCGCACCTTGATCCAGAGCTCGAGGTTGACCTTGCGCCCGAGGAAGGCCTCGAGCATCGCCTGCGAGCGCTCGGTCAGGCGGCGGAGGTCCTTGCCCGCCTTGCCGATGAGGATGCCCTTCTGGCCGTCGCGCTCGACGTAGAGCGTCGCGAACACGTCGTCGGGCTTGCCTCCCTCGTGCTCGCGGAAGGTCTCCACGACCACGGCGACGGCGTGCGGGATCTCGTCGTGGTACAGGTCGAAGACCTGTTCCCGGACTATCTCGCTCGCGAAGAAGCGCTCCCAGCGGTCGGAGAGCTGGCCCTTCTCGTAGAACGCCTCGCTCTCGGGCAGGCGGGAGATGATCTCGGTCTTCAACTCCTCGACGCCTTGGCCCTTGAGCGCGGAGACGCGGAACACCTTGTCGGGACCGAGGGCGGCGGAATAGGCTTTCTCGATGGCGGCGAGCCGCGTCTCGGCGACGTCGCGGTCGCACT
The Elusimicrobiota bacterium DNA segment above includes these coding regions:
- the era gene encoding GTPase Era; the protein is MATPHKAGFVALAGRPNVGKSTLMNALLKFKLSIVSHKPQTTRHRILGILEGEEFQACFLDTPGLIDEPADHLQKSLRVESSRAIREDADLIVYMVDAVEANPEKLGELHVRPGKSIILVINKCDRDVAETRLAAIEKAYSAALGPDKVFRVSALKGQGVEELKTEIISRLPESEAFYEKGQLSDRWERFFASEIVREQVFDLYHDEIPHAVAVVVETFREHEGGKPDDVFATLYVERDGQKGILIGKAGKDLRRLTERSQAMLEAFLGRKVNLELWIKVRKDWRKDPRSLKEFGYST